In one Bacillus thuringiensis genomic region, the following are encoded:
- a CDS encoding putative 2-aminoethylphosphonate ABC transporter permease subunit — protein sequence MEMLENYKVESTKKKIKRSIGKEEWIQRFVIIGMILSFLIILVLPLLQLFTQAFYNKDGVFIGLANFSKYFTTPTLVQSLQNTVWISGATTIISVAIAFVYAYAIARTNVFGKRVFQYVALLPLFAPTMMHGIALTYLFGNQGLVTKGMFGLFEGIQIPLYGPVGIVIAEVMYTFPQAFLILLIAFQGSDYRLYEASNMLGASKTKQFFTVTLPSVKYGLISAMFVVFTLSFTDFGAPKIVGGQYNVLATDVYKQVIGQQNMPMGATVGMILLIPAIFAFVVDRITQRKQANFLSSKAVPYRIIANKKRDVISFIYCSVITLMIILLFVAVGIAASVKVWPYNMSFTFEHFNFSSLTGDGLEAFKNSVIVSAVTAVIGAILTFVFAYAIEKIDQLQFFRKTGYFFSIVPLGIPGLVLGLGYVFFFSQPTIQILGLSVTNPFHSLYGTIAVLVLVNIIHFYSVTFVTATTALKKLDREFELVSQSMGIPFYKTFFRVTVPMCLPAILEMVMYYFVNSMVTVSAVVFLYAADFKLAAVSIVNMDDAGNAAPAAAMSVLIVVTNIVVRVVYERGTKALRNRTSQWQKR from the coding sequence ATGGAGATGTTAGAAAACTATAAGGTAGAAAGTACGAAAAAAAAGATTAAGAGAAGTATAGGGAAAGAGGAATGGATCCAAAGGTTCGTAATTATCGGTATGATTCTTTCTTTCCTTATCATACTTGTATTACCGCTATTACAACTATTTACACAAGCTTTTTATAATAAAGATGGAGTTTTCATTGGTTTAGCGAATTTCAGTAAATATTTCACAACACCAACTTTAGTTCAGTCTTTACAAAATACAGTATGGATTTCGGGCGCAACAACAATTATTTCAGTTGCAATCGCATTCGTTTACGCATATGCAATTGCCCGTACGAATGTTTTTGGAAAGCGTGTATTTCAGTATGTAGCGTTATTACCATTGTTCGCACCAACGATGATGCACGGTATAGCACTTACATATTTATTTGGTAATCAAGGGCTAGTAACGAAAGGAATGTTTGGTTTATTTGAAGGTATACAAATCCCTTTATATGGCCCAGTAGGAATTGTAATAGCTGAAGTTATGTATACATTTCCGCAAGCCTTTCTTATATTGCTAATTGCCTTCCAAGGATCTGATTATCGTTTATATGAAGCTTCTAATATGTTAGGGGCGAGTAAAACAAAGCAATTTTTCACGGTTACTTTACCTAGTGTAAAGTACGGATTAATTAGTGCAATGTTTGTTGTGTTTACACTTAGTTTTACTGATTTTGGGGCACCAAAAATTGTTGGTGGTCAATATAATGTGCTTGCTACTGACGTATACAAACAAGTAATTGGACAGCAAAATATGCCGATGGGTGCAACTGTCGGAATGATTTTATTAATCCCAGCTATATTCGCATTTGTAGTTGATCGTATTACGCAAAGAAAGCAGGCAAATTTCTTATCTTCAAAAGCAGTACCATACAGAATAATAGCTAATAAGAAAAGAGATGTCATCTCATTCATATATTGTAGTGTGATTACACTTATGATCATTCTATTATTTGTTGCAGTTGGTATTGCTGCAAGTGTGAAAGTATGGCCATATAATATGAGTTTTACATTTGAGCATTTTAATTTTTCGAGTTTAACAGGAGATGGACTTGAAGCATTTAAAAATAGCGTAATTGTTTCAGCAGTTACAGCAGTTATTGGGGCGATTTTAACATTTGTATTCGCATATGCAATTGAGAAAATAGACCAGCTACAATTTTTCAGAAAAACAGGTTACTTTTTCTCTATCGTTCCTTTAGGGATACCAGGTTTAGTACTCGGATTAGGATATGTCTTTTTCTTTAGTCAACCAACGATTCAAATTCTGGGACTATCAGTAACGAATCCGTTTCATTCTTTATATGGAACAATTGCTGTGTTAGTACTAGTAAATATCATTCATTTTTATTCTGTAACATTTGTCACGGCAACGACTGCCTTAAAGAAATTAGACCGGGAGTTTGAGCTTGTTTCTCAGTCGATGGGTATTCCGTTTTATAAAACATTCTTCCGAGTAACAGTACCAATGTGTTTACCAGCAATTTTAGAAATGGTAATGTACTACTTCGTAAATTCAATGGTAACTGTATCGGCAGTTGTATTCCTATATGCAGCTGATTTTAAACTAGCTGCCGTATCAATCGTAAATATGGATGATGCAGGAAATGCAGCGCCAGCAGCTGCAATGAGTGTACTTATTGTTGTTACAAATATTGTAGTGAGAGTTGTATATGAACGGGGAACGAAAGCACTTCGTAACCGAACTTCACAATGGCAAAAAAGATAA
- the phnX gene encoding phosphonoacetaldehyde hydrolase, translating into MKIEAVIFDWAGTTVDYGCFAPLEVFMKIFQKRGVEITAEEARKPMGLLKIDHVRALTEMPRIADEWKRVFGQLPTEADIHEMYEEFEEILFSILPSYATPIDGVKEVIASLRERGIKIGSTTGYTREMMEIVAKEAALQGYKPDFLVTPDDVPAGRPYPWMCYKNAMELGVYPMNHMIKVGDTVSDMKEGRNAGMWTVGVILGSSELGLTEEEVESMDSVELREKIEIVRNRFVENGAHFTIETMQELENVMEHIEKQELIIS; encoded by the coding sequence ATGAAAATTGAAGCAGTTATTTTTGATTGGGCAGGTACGACGGTTGATTACGGATGTTTTGCACCACTAGAAGTATTCATGAAGATTTTTCAAAAACGCGGCGTTGAAATTACAGCAGAAGAAGCACGTAAGCCAATGGGATTATTAAAAATAGATCATGTAAGGGCACTAACAGAAATGCCTCGTATTGCTGATGAGTGGAAGCGTGTCTTCGGTCAATTACCAACAGAAGCAGACATTCATGAGATGTATGAAGAGTTTGAAGAAATTCTCTTTTCTATTTTACCAAGTTATGCTACGCCGATTGATGGGGTAAAAGAAGTAATCGCTTCTTTACGTGAGAGAGGCATTAAAATCGGTTCAACAACGGGCTATACGAGAGAAATGATGGAAATTGTAGCAAAGGAAGCAGCGTTACAAGGATATAAACCTGATTTTCTTGTTACGCCAGATGATGTTCCAGCAGGCCGTCCATATCCATGGATGTGCTATAAAAATGCAATGGAACTTGGTGTGTATCCGATGAACCATATGATAAAAGTAGGGGACACAGTATCAGATATGAAAGAAGGTAGAAATGCTGGAATGTGGACAGTTGGTGTAATTCTTGGAAGTAGTGAGCTCGGTTTAACGGAAGAGGAAGTGGAGAGTATGGATTCGGTAGAGCTTCGTGAAAAAATTGAAATAGTTCGTAATCGGTTTGTTGAAAATGGGGCTCATTTTACGATTGAAACGATGCAGGAGCTCGAAAACGTAATGGAACATATCGAGAAACAAGAACTTATTATTTCATAA